The following coding sequences lie in one Enterococcus sp. 9E7_DIV0242 genomic window:
- a CDS encoding heavy metal translocating P-type ATPase gives MKLSKEKQALLATALCLIFMLTGLIMEINHLAFYPVAFGLAILFGGFKQTKEGIIDTIENKHLNVDLLMALAAIGACIIGNWFEGAMLTFIFCLSGALEEYATNKSKKEISNLINLQPETALKLMADGQTQELPVNNVQIGDRLLVPKGASIPIDGQMIEGNSSIDEAAVSGESIPVEKTNGDELFGGTINLGESFTMKVTKNSEDTLFAKIIRLVNEAQNTPSQTATFINRIENIYVKIVLIIIPLMILIPYFFLGWSWDESFYRGMVLLVVASPCALVASATPATLAAISNGARNGVLFKGGVYLENLAELRAIAFDKTGTLTEGKPTVTDAVFLSENKEGLDILLSMEQNSTHPLAQAILTYFRDDAVPLIEDLTVRNIVGFGMESTVSGTTWRIGKQSFAETAPFSEDMLQDIEALHEEGKTVIYLFKDDALAAYFGLLDLAKPEAEQVLSYFVENGIHTTMITGDHLKTAEAVASTLSINEIHANCLPEDKTKLIKEQKEKYGVNAMVGDGINDAPALANAAIGVAMGEGTDVAMDVADVVLMKNDLEKLQMSHLLSKKLKKIVTQNIIFSAAVILLLIFSNLFQVINLPLGVIGHEGSTILVILNGLRLLRTIPIAEKEQTKSDKRKSVLAESRS, from the coding sequence ATGAAATTATCAAAAGAAAAACAAGCATTGCTGGCTACTGCCCTATGCCTTATATTCATGCTTACTGGACTAATCATGGAAATTAACCACTTAGCATTTTATCCTGTTGCATTTGGTTTAGCCATTTTGTTTGGAGGATTTAAACAAACGAAAGAAGGAATTATTGACACAATTGAAAACAAACATTTAAACGTTGACTTGTTGATGGCTCTGGCTGCCATTGGGGCTTGTATCATCGGAAATTGGTTTGAAGGAGCCATGCTGACCTTCATCTTCTGCCTAAGCGGAGCTTTAGAAGAGTACGCAACCAATAAAAGTAAAAAAGAAATTTCCAACCTAATCAACCTACAGCCTGAAACGGCACTAAAACTCATGGCAGATGGTCAAACACAGGAATTGCCTGTCAACAACGTACAAATCGGCGATCGCTTGCTTGTGCCAAAAGGAGCGAGCATTCCAATCGATGGCCAAATGATAGAAGGCAACAGCTCGATTGATGAAGCAGCTGTCAGTGGCGAATCAATTCCTGTAGAGAAAACGAATGGCGACGAGCTATTTGGCGGAACAATCAATCTAGGAGAATCCTTCACAATGAAGGTGACTAAAAATAGTGAAGATACTCTATTCGCCAAAATTATTCGCTTGGTAAATGAAGCCCAAAACACACCTTCACAAACAGCTACTTTTATTAATCGTATCGAAAATATCTATGTCAAAATCGTCTTGATCATCATCCCTTTGATGATCCTTATCCCCTACTTCTTTCTAGGTTGGAGCTGGGATGAGAGCTTTTATCGTGGAATGGTCCTGCTTGTTGTTGCTTCCCCGTGTGCCCTCGTAGCTTCGGCTACACCGGCTACACTTGCAGCTATCTCAAATGGAGCGAGAAATGGTGTCCTTTTCAAAGGAGGCGTCTACCTTGAGAATCTAGCTGAGCTACGAGCGATCGCCTTTGATAAAACGGGTACTCTGACCGAAGGAAAACCAACCGTAACAGATGCCGTTTTTCTGTCTGAAAACAAAGAAGGACTGGACATCCTACTGTCTATGGAGCAAAATTCTACACATCCACTAGCACAGGCAATCCTTACTTATTTTAGAGATGATGCAGTTCCTTTAATCGAAGACCTGACAGTTCGGAATATTGTTGGCTTCGGTATGGAGTCTACAGTTTCAGGAACAACTTGGCGAATTGGTAAACAAAGCTTTGCGGAAACCGCACCATTCTCTGAAGACATGCTCCAAGACATTGAAGCACTGCATGAGGAAGGAAAAACCGTCATTTATCTATTCAAAGACGATGCACTTGCTGCATATTTCGGTTTACTTGACCTGGCAAAACCAGAAGCGGAACAAGTTCTTTCTTACTTCGTAGAAAATGGTATTCACACAACCATGATCACTGGGGATCATTTGAAGACCGCTGAAGCAGTTGCGAGTACCTTGTCTATCAATGAAATTCACGCTAACTGTCTACCAGAGGATAAAACCAAGTTAATTAAGGAGCAAAAAGAGAAATATGGTGTAAACGCAATGGTCGGAGACGGAATCAACGATGCACCCGCTCTGGCAAATGCTGCAATCGGTGTAGCTATGGGAGAAGGAACTGATGTCGCAATGGATGTCGCAGATGTCGTGTTAATGAAAAACGATTTGGAAAAGCTTCAGATGAGTCATCTTTTATCCAAAAAATTAAAGAAAATCGTTACACAAAATATTATTTTCTCCGCAGCTGTTATCCTATTGCTGATTTTTTCTAATCTATTCCAAGTTATTAATCTCCCACTTGGCGTGATCGGTCATGAAGGAAGTACGATTCTAGTCATTCTAAATGGCTTGCGACTCCTTCGAACAATTCCAATTGCTGAAAAGGAACAGACAAAGTCAGACAAACGAAAATCAGTCCTTGCGGAAAGTCGCTCATAA
- a CDS encoding serine hydrolase, whose product MKKKKIGFYSTIFFLCFFLIVTFFFSTHTFDYAVEQKLPTHSTTDSQPTTSPSDETSTTIQSTVASSTTEFDHTPSSLVANQVGIPSSDDQSVIDTGIHPPLAQVTAANDEEALIEVEENIAEKEFYASVQKVLDKAAASFDGTMAITYIDLATGQEISVNEKKEFYTASTIKVPLAMMVADKVNEGVLKWSDKITYKEESDYEEGTGQIINNIQPTYSLQTLQEYNITYSDNIAKNMLYGLFGGNDQAKKQLYRYFFNREANVADTQFSSADGAAILLKLYEEKETNKEYQKIYEYMKKTVFHERMETSLTTGKVAHKIGSYDDDIHDMGILESSHPFILSVFTNGKKGKEAISALTDQLWTLQENSYPVSQ is encoded by the coding sequence GTGAAGAAAAAGAAAATAGGCTTTTACAGTACGATTTTCTTTCTTTGTTTCTTTTTGATTGTCACGTTCTTTTTTTCTACACATACCTTTGATTATGCAGTTGAGCAAAAGCTGCCTACTCATTCAACAACAGATAGCCAACCAACTACTTCGCCATCAGACGAGACGAGTACAACAATACAGAGCACTGTAGCAAGCTCAACAACTGAGTTTGACCATACACCATCGTCATTGGTAGCTAATCAAGTAGGCATACCTTCTTCCGATGATCAATCGGTAATTGACACAGGTATTCACCCTCCATTGGCACAGGTAACGGCTGCTAATGATGAGGAAGCTCTTATTGAAGTAGAGGAAAATATTGCTGAAAAAGAATTCTATGCCAGCGTACAAAAGGTACTCGATAAAGCAGCAGCTTCTTTCGATGGCACGATGGCAATTACCTATATCGATTTGGCAACTGGTCAGGAAATTTCTGTTAACGAGAAAAAGGAATTCTATACAGCAAGTACGATCAAGGTGCCTTTAGCTATGATGGTTGCTGATAAAGTAAACGAAGGAGTCCTCAAATGGAGTGATAAAATCACCTATAAAGAGGAATCGGATTATGAAGAAGGAACAGGTCAGATCATCAATAACATCCAACCTACCTACTCCCTCCAGACCCTTCAGGAATACAACATTACTTATTCAGATAACATTGCGAAGAATATGCTTTATGGCTTATTTGGCGGGAATGATCAAGCAAAAAAACAGCTATATCGCTACTTTTTCAATCGAGAAGCGAATGTGGCGGACACGCAGTTTTCATCCGCAGATGGTGCAGCAATTCTTCTTAAGTTGTATGAAGAAAAAGAAACAAACAAGGAATATCAAAAAATCTATGAGTATATGAAAAAAACTGTTTTCCACGAACGAATGGAAACTTCTTTAACAACGGGCAAGGTTGCACATAAGATTGGTTCTTACGACGATGATATCCATGATATGGGCATTCTTGAGTCTTCCCATCCGTTCATCCTTTCGGTCTTCACTAACGGAAAGAAGGGGAAAGAAGCCATTTCCGCACTTACCGACCAATTGTGGACACTACAAGAAAATAGTTATCCAGTTTCACAATAA
- a CDS encoding pyruvate, water dikinase regulatory protein, whose translation MTKKNVKIYLVSDSVGETAQKIISAVSAQYPDIDMRDIQRFPFITDEEVLQPILKDALHDKAIVVTTLVNKELVALVRAFAARTGLQFVDYMSPLSEIIESTFGIAPLQEPGALHKLNEQYFNRVAAIEFAVRYDDGKDPKGFLEADYVLLGVSRTSKTPLSMYMANRNHKVANLPLIPEVPLPKELDMIDPKKIIGLTTSMESLRDIRKSRLHSLGLKEDSAYTNCDRIKEELAYANQVFDKYNSVMINVEKKSIEETSSIIENLTEV comes from the coding sequence ATGACGAAAAAAAATGTAAAAATTTATTTAGTGTCCGATTCTGTAGGAGAAACTGCACAAAAAATCATTTCAGCGGTTTCTGCGCAATATCCTGATATTGATATGAGAGATATCCAGCGCTTTCCTTTCATTACCGATGAAGAAGTACTCCAACCTATTTTAAAAGATGCTTTACACGACAAGGCAATCGTTGTAACAACTCTTGTAAATAAAGAGCTGGTAGCCTTAGTCAGAGCTTTCGCTGCAAGGACCGGCTTGCAGTTTGTTGACTATATGAGCCCACTCAGTGAAATCATTGAATCTACATTTGGCATCGCTCCTCTTCAAGAACCTGGTGCCTTGCACAAATTGAACGAACAATACTTCAATCGTGTGGCAGCAATTGAGTTCGCTGTTCGTTATGACGACGGAAAAGATCCAAAAGGGTTTCTTGAGGCTGATTATGTTTTGCTTGGTGTTTCAAGAACATCGAAAACACCTTTGAGCATGTATATGGCCAATAGAAATCATAAAGTAGCGAATCTTCCTTTGATCCCGGAAGTTCCTCTTCCAAAAGAACTGGACATGATCGATCCGAAAAAAATCATCGGACTAACGACTTCTATGGAAAGTTTGAGAGATATCCGTAAATCCCGCCTTCATTCATTGGGCTTGAAAGAGGATTCAGCTTATACGAACTGCGATAGAATCAAAGAAGAACTTGCTTACGCAAATCAAGTATTTGACAAGTACAACTCCGTCATGATCAATGTTGAGAAAAAATCAATCGAAGAAACTTCTTCTATTATCGAAAATTTGACCGAAGTATAA
- a CDS encoding fructose-1,6-bisphosphatase, producing the protein MKQLSKNELIAEIINLEAILNLPKGTEHFVSDLHGEFEAFDHILRNGSGSIKEKVHSIFGKVLSEEDINSLCFLIYYPKEKIQLLKQEQPLTFSFWYRTIHQLITLVRFCSCKYTRSKVRKALPEKYAYILEELIYPYDEEADKQEYYERIIEKIIDLDEAEFFVSALCFLTQRLIVDHLHVIGDIYDRGPHPDKIIDKLIDYHSVDIQFGNHDIIWLGAFCGSQACLANVLRISARYGNLDLLENAYGIDLEPLKQFSRKHYDHNLAFKPKSNPYNSLTKQEKIDSMLIQQATAVIQQKLEGQIILRRPDFKMNDRLLLDKIDGRTITIGQTCYPLINSCFQLVDSHDPYTLTQEEERIVTDLLQQFQQSKRLEKHMSFLMEKGTLYLSNNQNLLIHGCIPLTENGAFQTVSFKGNAYSGKKLLDYFDRSVLSAFENRSSAIEELTDIIWYLWCGEGSSLFGKKAMKTFERYFIDATELHTEEKNPYYRLREQEVICQELLKEFQVDPDIGCIINGHTPIKVTKGETPVKANGKMLVIDGGFSKSYQKITGIGGYTLIYNSYGMHLAAHKPFTKKDTAIINGDDIVSSRQIIDRKVERIKVKDTTIGESLTEESSLMQELLNEQLKTQEKRN; encoded by the coding sequence TTGAAACAATTATCAAAAAACGAGTTGATTGCTGAGATCATCAACCTAGAAGCCATTTTGAATCTGCCGAAAGGAACAGAGCACTTTGTCAGTGATCTTCATGGTGAATTTGAGGCCTTCGACCACATTTTGCGAAACGGCTCGGGGAGTATCAAGGAAAAGGTTCATTCGATCTTTGGAAAAGTTCTTTCTGAGGAAGACATCAATTCTCTTTGCTTTCTGATTTACTATCCTAAAGAAAAAATTCAGCTTTTGAAGCAAGAACAACCCTTGACTTTCAGCTTTTGGTATCGTACGATCCATCAGCTCATCACGTTGGTTCGTTTTTGCTCCTGTAAATACACACGTTCAAAGGTTCGAAAAGCTTTACCAGAAAAATATGCCTATATTTTAGAAGAACTGATCTACCCTTACGATGAGGAAGCAGATAAACAGGAGTACTATGAGCGTATCATTGAAAAAATCATTGATTTAGACGAGGCAGAATTTTTTGTTTCTGCCTTATGCTTCCTGACCCAACGTTTAATTGTGGATCATCTACATGTCATTGGTGATATCTACGATAGAGGGCCTCACCCAGATAAAATAATCGACAAGCTGATCGATTATCATTCTGTCGACATTCAATTCGGAAATCATGATATCATCTGGCTTGGTGCCTTCTGTGGATCGCAAGCCTGTCTGGCCAATGTATTAAGAATCTCGGCACGCTATGGGAATTTAGATTTGCTGGAAAATGCATACGGCATAGACCTTGAACCCCTCAAGCAGTTCAGCCGAAAACACTATGACCATAATTTGGCCTTCAAGCCAAAAAGCAATCCGTACAATAGCTTAACGAAACAAGAAAAGATCGATAGTATGCTGATTCAACAGGCAACAGCCGTGATTCAACAAAAATTAGAAGGACAAATCATCCTCAGACGTCCGGATTTTAAAATGAACGATCGGTTACTGCTAGATAAGATTGATGGCAGAACTATTACAATTGGGCAAACGTGTTATCCGCTGATCAATTCCTGTTTTCAATTGGTCGATAGCCATGATCCATATACTCTAACGCAAGAGGAAGAAAGAATAGTTACCGATCTACTTCAGCAATTTCAACAATCCAAACGTCTGGAAAAACATATGTCCTTCTTGATGGAAAAAGGAACACTTTACCTTAGTAATAATCAAAATTTATTGATCCATGGCTGTATTCCTCTGACTGAAAATGGCGCGTTTCAAACTGTTTCTTTTAAAGGAAATGCGTATTCCGGGAAAAAATTGTTGGACTACTTTGATCGCAGCGTCCTATCTGCATTTGAGAATCGATCTAGCGCCATCGAAGAACTGACGGATATAATTTGGTATCTTTGGTGTGGGGAAGGCTCTTCCTTGTTTGGTAAAAAAGCAATGAAAACCTTCGAGCGCTATTTCATCGATGCGACTGAGCTTCATACTGAAGAGAAGAATCCTTATTACCGGTTGCGTGAACAAGAGGTGATTTGCCAAGAGCTGTTAAAGGAATTTCAAGTAGATCCTGACATCGGCTGTATCATTAATGGGCATACGCCAATCAAGGTCACAAAGGGAGAAACACCTGTCAAAGCAAATGGTAAAATGCTGGTGATCGATGGCGGATTTTCAAAATCGTATCAAAAAATAACTGGTATCGGCGGCTATACACTGATTTATAATTCTTATGGCATGCATTTGGCTGCACACAAGCCGTTTACAAAAAAAGATACTGCAATCATCAATGGTGATGATATCGTATCAAGCAGACAAATTATTGATCGAAAAGTCGAGCGAATCAAAGTGAAAGATACAACGATTGGTGAAAGCTTAACAGAAGAATCCTCGCTTATGCAAGAACTATTAAATGAACAACTAAAAACGCAAGAAAAAAGAAATTGA
- a CDS encoding ABC transporter permease: MDFIRRALLSMKAKKGRTLLLSAVFSAILIFVLAGLTIRSAALSATENAKKSVGATVTLTTNRQNGMERSEGEDGSERPDPGSFTVTPVNLEEAEKIAALDNVKSYSFISSSSAGATDDITPISSSDDSEDTTTSSTTETQNEGMMGGGPGGEMMGGGDAGGGVAMLQSDFQVTGVMDLSMYSGFSEGTSSIVEGEAITADDEGTNNVVIEQTLAEANELSVGDTFTVTSPDDEETTYEVTIKGIYETSESSSSMGMMFNFLNPANTLYSSYTFANTLKGDDSEGTIDSASYTLSDPQNMDQFVEEAEALIDTETFSLQTNDQMYQQMLQPLNNVASFATNIVVLVAVAGVIILTLIVMMTIRERRYEIGVLLSMGEARVKVIMQFFTEILVCMLFALVVASFSGNIVGNVIGEQLLEQQTESAQTATNGNNGMNEGGRGNFGSIGASSQEAAQEIEEMDITVTADQIIMLAGVGILISFGSILLSSVGIIRLQPRKILTT; the protein is encoded by the coding sequence ATGGATTTTATAAGACGGGCATTATTAAGTATGAAGGCAAAAAAGGGGAGGACATTGTTATTGAGTGCGGTATTTTCCGCTATTTTGATTTTTGTTCTGGCGGGTCTGACGATTCGCAGTGCGGCATTGTCTGCAACCGAAAACGCTAAGAAGAGTGTCGGTGCAACAGTTACATTAACGACCAATCGCCAAAACGGTATGGAGCGTTCTGAAGGTGAGGATGGAAGTGAGCGCCCAGATCCTGGTAGCTTCACTGTAACTCCTGTAAATTTGGAGGAAGCAGAAAAAATTGCTGCTTTAGATAATGTAAAAAGCTATTCGTTTATTTCATCATCTTCTGCGGGTGCAACAGATGACATTACCCCGATTTCCAGCTCAGATGATTCAGAGGATACAACGACTTCATCCACTACCGAGACGCAAAATGAAGGCATGATGGGTGGTGGTCCCGGAGGCGAAATGATGGGCGGTGGAGATGCAGGTGGTGGCGTTGCAATGCTGCAAAGTGATTTTCAGGTAACTGGAGTTATGGATTTATCCATGTATTCGGGATTTTCTGAAGGGACCTCAAGTATTGTTGAAGGAGAGGCTATTACAGCTGATGATGAAGGGACGAATAATGTGGTCATCGAGCAAACCCTTGCGGAGGCAAATGAGCTAAGTGTGGGAGATACCTTCACAGTTACGAGTCCTGATGATGAGGAGACTACATATGAAGTAACGATCAAAGGGATTTACGAAACCTCAGAGAGCAGTAGCAGTATGGGAATGATGTTCAACTTCTTGAATCCGGCAAATACGCTGTACAGCTCGTATACTTTTGCAAATACGCTAAAAGGCGATGATTCCGAGGGCACGATCGATTCAGCAAGTTATACATTGTCAGATCCTCAAAACATGGATCAATTTGTAGAGGAAGCAGAAGCATTGATCGATACAGAAACATTTAGCTTACAGACAAATGATCAAATGTATCAGCAAATGCTGCAACCACTGAATAACGTTGCTAGCTTCGCGACAAATATTGTGGTACTTGTCGCAGTAGCAGGTGTGATTATTTTGACCTTGATCGTTATGATGACAATTCGAGAAAGAAGATATGAAATTGGTGTGTTGCTTTCAATGGGGGAAGCGAGAGTGAAGGTAATCATGCAATTCTTCACAGAAATATTAGTTTGTATGCTTTTTGCGCTAGTTGTGGCATCCTTTAGCGGAAATATCGTTGGAAATGTTATTGGAGAACAATTACTTGAACAGCAAACAGAGTCAGCACAAACTGCAACAAATGGAAACAACGGTATGAATGAAGGCGGTCGAGGTAATTTTGGCAGTATCGGTGCCAGCTCCCAAGAAGCAGCACAAGAAATTGAAGAAATGGACATTACTGTCACTGCTGACCAAATCATCATGTTAGCGGGTGTGGGTATACTGATCAGCTTTGGTTCAATACTGTTATCATCAGTTGGAATCATTCGACTACAACCACGGAAAATACTGACAACCTAG
- the wecB gene encoding non-hydrolyzing UDP-N-acetylglucosamine 2-epimerase, translating to MKKIVVVFGTRPEAIKMCPLVNELKKRRAFEVKVCVTGQHREMLDQVLKVFNVEPDYDLAIMKENQTLFDVTSAILLNIKDILELEKPDVVLVHGDTTTTFATGLACFYLQIPVGHVEAGLRTYNIYSPFPEEFNRQAVGLISKFNFAPTETAKHHLLKEGKLASDIYVTGNTAIDALETTITPSYQHKELDWVGEDRLILITAHRRENLGEPMEHMFRAIRRIVDEHQDVKAIYPIHLNPKVREAAAKYLSGDDRIHLIEPLEVVDFHNFMAKSYLILTDSGGIQEEAPSLGKPVLVMRDTTERPEGIAAGTLKLVGTDEETIYKNFKQLLEDPQAYERMSHASNPYGDGLASKRIADILEEKL from the coding sequence ATGAAAAAAATCGTTGTTGTTTTTGGTACAAGACCAGAAGCAATCAAAATGTGTCCTTTGGTCAATGAACTGAAGAAACGAAGGGCTTTCGAAGTCAAGGTTTGTGTCACTGGGCAGCATCGAGAAATGTTGGATCAGGTGTTGAAGGTATTCAATGTCGAGCCCGACTATGATTTGGCGATAATGAAAGAAAACCAAACGCTTTTTGATGTAACAAGCGCTATTTTATTGAACATAAAAGACATACTTGAGCTGGAAAAACCAGACGTTGTTTTGGTTCATGGAGACACAACTACAACCTTTGCAACAGGGTTAGCTTGCTTCTATTTACAGATTCCTGTTGGACATGTGGAAGCTGGTTTACGAACGTACAATATTTATTCTCCTTTTCCGGAAGAGTTTAATCGTCAAGCGGTAGGGCTTATCAGTAAATTTAATTTTGCTCCGACAGAAACGGCAAAGCATCATTTGTTGAAAGAGGGCAAACTTGCGTCTGATATCTATGTAACTGGGAATACAGCAATCGATGCGTTAGAAACTACAATTACGCCATCGTACCAACATAAAGAGCTTGATTGGGTAGGAGAGGACCGACTGATCCTGATAACTGCGCATCGTCGAGAGAATCTTGGTGAACCGATGGAGCATATGTTTCGAGCTATTCGCCGGATTGTTGATGAGCATCAGGATGTCAAAGCGATTTATCCGATCCATTTGAATCCTAAGGTAAGGGAAGCGGCAGCTAAATACCTTTCCGGAGATGATCGAATTCATTTGATTGAGCCATTAGAGGTCGTTGATTTCCATAATTTCATGGCTAAAAGCTACCTGATTTTGACGGATAGCGGTGGGATTCAAGAAGAGGCTCCATCCTTAGGAAAACCCGTTCTTGTTATGAGGGATACAACGGAACGGCCGGAAGGAATCGCAGCAGGCACACTCAAGCTTGTCGGAACAGATGAAGAAACAATTTACAAGAATTTCAAGCAATTGCTGGAAGATCCTCAGGCGTACGAACGCATGAGTCATGCTAGTAATCCTTATGGAGATGGTCTAGCCTCAAAACGAATTGCAGATATTCTTGAGGAAAAGCTTTAA
- the rpsT gene encoding 30S ribosomal protein S20, whose protein sequence is MPNIESAIKRVRTNANANAKNSSQTNAMRTAIKKFEEAVAAGADNVDALYKDAVKAVDMAETKGLIHKNKANRDKSRLSKQLVK, encoded by the coding sequence ATGCCAAATATTGAATCTGCAATCAAACGTGTACGTACTAATGCAAACGCGAATGCTAAAAATTCATCTCAAACAAACGCTATGCGTACAGCTATCAAAAAATTTGAAGAAGCTGTAGCTGCTGGAGCTGACAATGTAGATGCACTTTATAAAGACGCTGTAAAAGCTGTTGATATGGCTGAAACTAAAGGTTTAATCCATAAAAACAAAGCGAACCGCGATAAATCTCGCTTGAGCAAACAATTAGTTAAATAA
- a CDS encoding cellulose biosynthesis cyclic di-GMP-binding regulatory protein BcsB, producing the protein MVQNRTLQVREDDEKNTCIYSGLFIDRHSGGSSCRNRRTEQQSNHTFTQPFQDEAIFSNYLNISIQNQTYADLGIVLPEKLTTDYFKALTNVLNLLGNYTQSNTGDITFYRNEPNKNELVSHNLIVLGTPKDNSLIKKLNEHLYFQYSDDFDTFISNEKLSIESDYGKSIGTAQLLFSPYNRDAVSLVLTGVDSEAVYLASTQLKSQANASIYQGDAVVVDANYRRYDYRFKKEASADEDESVLSRIISQKDAVIYGIVFVLAVVIVVLVLYFVIKRYYPTPTAKEKGGEQNDQ; encoded by the coding sequence ATGGTACAAAACAGAACGCTTCAAGTGAGGGAAGACGATGAAAAAAATACTTGTATTTATAGTGGCTTGTTTATTGATAGGCATTCCGGAGGTAGTTCATGCAGAAACAGAAGAACAGAGCAACAGAGCAACCATACATTTACGCAGCCGTTTCAAGATGAAGCTATCTTTTCAAATTATCTGAACATCTCTATTCAAAATCAGACTTACGCGGATTTGGGGATAGTTTTACCTGAAAAATTGACTACCGATTATTTTAAAGCTTTGACAAATGTTCTTAATTTACTTGGAAACTATACCCAAAGTAACACGGGAGATATTACTTTTTATAGAAATGAACCCAATAAAAATGAACTGGTTTCTCATAACCTGATTGTTCTCGGTACGCCAAAGGACAATTCGTTGATTAAGAAACTAAATGAACATCTTTATTTCCAGTATTCGGATGATTTTGACACATTTATTTCGAATGAAAAGTTGAGCATTGAATCCGATTATGGAAAGAGCATAGGAACGGCGCAATTGCTATTTTCTCCTTACAATAGAGATGCTGTTTCTCTTGTTTTAACAGGGGTCGATTCCGAAGCGGTCTATCTGGCTTCTACTCAGCTAAAATCACAGGCGAACGCGTCGATTTATCAAGGGGATGCTGTGGTAGTTGATGCGAATTACCGTCGCTATGATTACCGCTTCAAAAAAGAAGCTTCTGCAGATGAAGATGAGTCTGTTCTTTCAAGGATTATCAGTCAGAAGGATGCGGTAATTTACGGAATAGTCTTTGTTCTGGCAGTAGTAATAGTTGTTTTAGTTCTATACTTTGTTATCAAGCGCTACTACCCAACACCGACTGCGAAAGAAAAGGGGGGCGAACAGAATGATCAATAG
- a CDS encoding ABC transporter ATP-binding protein has translation MLETKNVGYWYTNEQDYLYKDIDLAFHKGKMYAILGASGSGKTTFLSLISGLDVPKTGTIQYNGESLKNIGLRNYRRNDVSIIFQAYNLLPYMSALDNVLTAMAISGLKKEDKKAYALEQLATVGIDEALAKKSVTQLSGGQQQRVAIVRALCCDHELIVADEPTGNLDEKTSEDIVKLFQKVAHEEHKCIIIVTHEQDVANACDTVYELKNHQFTEKQNNQEETA, from the coding sequence ATGCTTGAAACAAAAAATGTTGGCTACTGGTATACCAACGAGCAGGATTATTTATATAAAGATATAGATTTAGCGTTTCATAAGGGAAAGATGTATGCAATTCTAGGTGCTAGCGGCTCTGGGAAAACGACGTTTCTTTCGCTAATATCCGGACTAGATGTACCCAAAACCGGAACAATTCAATACAATGGAGAATCGCTGAAAAATATTGGCTTAAGAAACTATCGTAGAAATGATGTATCGATTATTTTTCAGGCATACAATCTATTGCCATATATGTCCGCTTTGGATAATGTATTGACAGCAATGGCAATTTCGGGTTTGAAAAAAGAGGATAAGAAGGCTTACGCATTGGAGCAGTTGGCAACGGTTGGTATTGATGAAGCGTTAGCGAAAAAAAGTGTGACACAGCTTTCAGGTGGTCAGCAGCAACGGGTAGCGATTGTTCGAGCCCTTTGCTGTGACCATGAATTGATTGTTGCTGATGAACCAACAGGGAATCTGGATGAAAAGACATCAGAGGATATCGTCAAGCTGTTTCAAAAGGTTGCGCATGAGGAGCATAAATGTATCATCATCGTTACCCATGAACAGGATGTAGCAAATGCCTGTGATACAGTCTATGAGCTTAAAAACCATCAATTTACAGAAAAACAAAACAACCAAGAAGAAACCGCTTAG